A DNA window from Brassica napus cultivar Da-Ae chromosome C1, Da-Ae, whole genome shotgun sequence contains the following coding sequences:
- the LOC106358805 gene encoding protein DETOXIFICATION 51-like — translation MCNSSTTTTTGTGTAVTENQQSRTDIFLDRLSIKTLEQPTKRNLQHCDNLGSPLMSEAVTEAKTLFTLAFPIAVAALVLYLRSAVSMFFLGRLGDLELAAGSLAIAFANITGYSVLSGLALGMEPLCSQAFGAHRYKLLSLTLHRTVVFLLVCCVPISVLWLNVGKISVYLHQDPDIAQLAQTYLIFSLPDLLTNTLLHPIRNYLRAQAIIHPVTLATISGAVFHLPANLFLVSYLRLGLTGVAVASSVTNLFVVAFLICYVWASGLHVPTWTDPTWDCLRGWGPLLRLAGPSCVSVCLEWWWYEIMTVLCGLLVNPRSTVAAMGVLIQTTSFLYVFPSSLSFAVSSRVGNELGASRPKTAKLSAMLSIVFAAATGVTAAAFAYSVRNVWGRVFTGDDEILRLTAAALPILGLCEIGNCPQTVGCGVVRGTARPSTAANVNLGAFYLVGMPVAVGLGFWAGIGFNGLWLGLLAAQISCAGLMLYVVGTTNWVLEAEKAQTLTCAETVENDLIKTVANTIGDDGESDEAQPLIRITVLY, via the coding sequence ATGTGTAACTCATCAACAACAACCACCACCGGCACCGGTACGGCCGTGACCGAGAACCAACAATCTCGAACCGATATCTTCCTCGATCGCTTGTCGATCAAAACCTTGGAACAACCCACAAAGCGAAATCTCCAGCATTGCGACAACTTAGGATCCCCACTTATGTCCGAAGCTGTAACGGAGGCGAAAACTCTCTTCACGCTCGCTTTTCCGATCGCCGTGGCGGCTTTAGTCCTCTACCTACGCTCCGCCGTCTCCATGTTTTTCCTTGGTCGTCTCGGTGACCTCGAATTAGCCGCCGGTTCACTCGCCATTGCGTTTGCTAACATAACCGGTTACTCTGTTTTATCCGGTTTAGCACTCGGTATGGAACCACTCTGTTCTCAAGCCTTTGGCGCTCACCGCTACAAACTCCTCTCCCTCACCCTCCATCGAACCGTGGTTTTCCTCTTGGTTTGCTGCGTACCGATATCGGTTCTCTGGCTCAACGTCGGTAAAATATCGGTTTACCTTCACCAAGACCCCGACATCGCACAACTAGCTCAGACATATCTCATCTTCTCCTTACCCGATCTCCTCACCAACACTCTCCTTCACCCAATAAGAAACTACCTTCGTGCTCAAGCCATCATCCACCCCGTCACGTTAGCCACTATCTCCGGCGCCGTTTTTCACTTACCGGCCAATCTCTTCCTAGTCTCTTACCTCCGTCTCGGTTTAACCGGCGTCGCAGTCGCCTCCTCCGTCACCAACCTCTTCGTCGTCGCGTTCTTGATCTGCTACGTCTGGGCAAGTGGACTCCACGTACCCACTTGGACCGACCCGACATGGGACTGCTTACGAGGATGGGGTCCTCTGCTCCGCCTCGCGGGACCCAGCTGTGTCTCCGTGTGTTTAGAGTGGTGGTGGTACGAGATCATGACCGTTCTTTGCGGTTTGCTCGTAAACCCGAGATCGACGGTGGCGGCAATGGGCGTTTTGATCCAGACGACGTCGTTTCTCTACGTTTTCCCGTCTTCTCTGAGCTTCGCCGTGTCTTCTCGTGTCGGAAACGAGCTGGGAGCGAGCCGACCCAAGACGGCGAAGCTATCAGCGATGCTGTCTATCGTTTTCGCGGCGGCAACGGGTGTTACAGCGGCCGCGTTTGCTTACTCCGTCAGAAACGTTTGGGGAAGAGTGTTCACCGGAGACGACGAGATTCTCCGGCTTACGGCGGCGGCGCTTCCGATTTTGGGCTTGTGCGAGATAGGAAACTGTCCTCAGACGGTGGGTTGCGGTGTCGTGAGGGGAACGGCACGACCGTCGACGGCGGCGAACGTGAACCTCGGCGCGTTCTATCTGGTTGGCATGCCGGTGGCTGTTGGTCTCGGGTTTTGGGCCGGTATTGGGTTTAATGGGCTTTGGTTAGGACTCCTAGCAGCGCAGATTAGCTGCGCCGGTCTTATGTTGTACGTGGTGGGGACCACAAATTGGGTATTGGAGGCTGAGAAAGCGCAGACGCTAACATGCGCAGAGACTGTAGAGAACGATCTTATTAAGACGGTGGCGAATACTATAGGGGACGACGGTGAGAGCGATGAGGCACAGCCATTGATTCGCATCACGGTGctttattaa
- the LOC125579750 gene encoding DNA-binding protein HEXBP-like, with the protein MRVELRNSCNVREYRDVHELIEKAAEQESGLEEERKQNQNSQNRGAKRPRDALPAAEPAPLRPACERCGQFHAGECRAGACFACGERGHMARDCPKERQAKRRCCHRCGQEGHQAWECPTHQRGNAEGTQPQQQRGQAAGPRA; encoded by the coding sequence ATGAGAGTGGAACTGAGGAATAGCTGCAACGTGAGGGAGTATCGTGATGTCCATGAGCTGATTGAGAAAGCCGCAGAACAGGAATCAGGGCTCGAGGAAGAACGAAAACAGAACCAGAACTCCCAGAACCGGGGTGCCAAACGGCCCCGGGATGCACTGCCCGCGGCTGAGCCTGCCCCATTAAGGCCCGCATGTGAAAGGTGTGGACAATTCCATGCGGGGGAGTGCAGAGCAGGAGCATGCTTCGCCTGCGGCGAGCGCGGCCATATGGCGAGGGATTGCCCGAAGGAGAGACAGGCCAAACGCAGGTGCTGTCACCGCTGCGGCCAGGAGGGACATCAGGCGTGGGAGTGCCCAACACACCAAAGAGGAAATGCGGAAGGGACGCAACCCCAACAGCAGAGAGGGCAAGCCGCAGGGCCAAGAGCGTAA